One Peromyscus leucopus breed LL Stock chromosome 20, UCI_PerLeu_2.1, whole genome shotgun sequence genomic region harbors:
- the Zcrb1 gene encoding zinc finger CCHC-type and RNA-binding motif-containing protein 1, translated as MSGGLAPSKSTVYVSNLPFSLTNNDLYRIFSKYGKVVKVTIMKDKDTRRSKGVAFILFLDKDSALNCTRAINNKQLFGRVIKASIAIDNGRAAEFIRRRNYFDKSKCYECGESGHLSYACPKNMLGEREPPKKKEKKKKKKVPEPEEEVEEVEVSEEEGEDPALDSLSQAIAFQQAKIEEEQNKWRPSPGGPSTSDDSRRPRIKKSAYFSDEEELSD; from the exons ATGAGTGGCGGCTTGGCTCCAAGTAAGAGCACGGTTTATGTATCCAACTTGCCCTTCTCCCTGACAAACAATGATTTATATCGG ATATTTTCCAAGTATGGCAAAGTTGTGAA GGTTACTATaatgaaagacaaagacacaAGGAGGAGTAAAGgtgttgcatttattttgtttttggataAAGACTCTGCCTTAAACTGCACCAGAGCGATAAATAACAAACAG TTATTCGGTAGAGTGATAAAGGCAAGCATCGCTATTGACAATGGAAGAGCAGCTGAGTTCATCCGAAGGCGAAACTACTTCGATAAATCTAAGTGTTATGAGTGTGGG GAAAGTGGACACCTAAGTTATGCCTGTCCTAAAAACATGCTTGGAGAACGTGAGCCtccaaagaagaaggagaagaagaagaagaagaaagtcccTGAACCAGAAGAGGAGGT TGAAGAAGTAGAAGTGagtgaagaagaaggggaggatcCGGCTCTGGACAGTCTCAGTCAAGCCATAGCATTCCAG CAAGCCAAAATTGAAGAGGAACAAAACAAATGGAGACCCAGTCCAGGGGGTCCCTCAACCTCAGATGATTCTAGACGACCAAGGATAAAGAAAAGTGCATATTTCAGTGATGAAGAAGAACTTAGtgattaa